A section of the Chryseobacterium scophthalmum genome encodes:
- the gldJ gene encoding gliding motility lipoprotein GldJ — translation MKKLKLFSLIALSSTLALTSCGGSGTSGGGGTKKFVSKTGWKPNEKQGWFFAGKQQKQKGWPGMVYVEGGTFTMGLVKDDVMHDWNNSPRRMQVSSFFIGETEITNYEYREYLTWLKYVFPPSDPSYKEIYNGALPDTLLWDNKLSRNDLNETYFRDQNYDYYPVVGVSWTQANRYCEWLTDRANEKALMQAGIIAKDLYINESNNQGGTAFNMDKFKSNDPEMQGYINQQRMNQRTGMKTTNQRIQAANGAPNAAMVTKFRLPSEVEWEFAALGMEKNREYNNYLEKKPQVDLLRGTKGKNRGMILENFKQGRGDYSGPAGWKNDGAAQTADVRQFPSNNIGIYGMFGNVAEWTADVYRPIIDESGSDFNYYRGNMPQAIVRNGDGTYKMVEEGNMKYDTLADGRLVYKNLPGQFERETIADYRNYRDGDKQSSLDYRNANDSATSFNMYNAPVKKFIVDANGKVVLQKDTKDRTSAVSNDVRVVKGGSWQDSAYWLDPGQRRYKNQSSGYGWIGFRVAQDARVNDKSRTRR, via the coding sequence ATGAAAAAACTAAAGTTGTTTTCATTAATAGCATTGAGTTCTACACTTGCATTAACTAGCTGTGGTGGTTCTGGAACTTCCGGAGGCGGGGGTACCAAAAAATTTGTCAGTAAGACAGGTTGGAAACCAAACGAAAAACAGGGTTGGTTTTTTGCAGGAAAGCAACAGAAGCAAAAAGGTTGGCCGGGAATGGTATATGTTGAAGGAGGAACTTTTACAATGGGATTAGTGAAAGATGATGTAATGCACGATTGGAATAACTCGCCTCGCAGAATGCAGGTTAGTTCGTTCTTTATCGGTGAAACTGAGATTACTAACTACGAATACCGCGAATACCTTACATGGTTGAAGTATGTATTCCCTCCAAGTGATCCTAGTTATAAAGAAATATACAACGGTGCTTTACCGGATACTTTGTTATGGGATAATAAATTATCTAGAAATGATCTTAATGAAACTTATTTCAGAGATCAAAACTATGATTATTATCCGGTAGTAGGAGTTTCTTGGACTCAAGCAAACAGATATTGCGAGTGGTTGACAGACAGAGCAAATGAAAAAGCTTTGATGCAAGCAGGTATTATTGCAAAAGATTTGTACATCAACGAATCTAATAACCAAGGTGGAACTGCATTCAATATGGATAAATTCAAATCGAATGATCCGGAAATGCAAGGGTACATCAATCAGCAAAGAATGAATCAAAGAACTGGTATGAAAACTACCAATCAAAGAATTCAGGCTGCAAACGGAGCTCCGAATGCTGCAATGGTTACCAAATTCAGACTTCCTTCTGAAGTAGAATGGGAATTTGCTGCTCTTGGTATGGAAAAAAACAGAGAGTACAACAATTACTTAGAGAAAAAACCTCAGGTAGACCTTCTTAGAGGTACCAAAGGTAAAAATAGAGGAATGATCCTTGAAAACTTCAAGCAAGGAAGAGGAGATTACTCAGGACCTGCTGGATGGAAAAATGATGGTGCTGCTCAAACAGCAGATGTAAGACAATTCCCTTCAAACAACATCGGTATCTATGGTATGTTTGGAAACGTTGCAGAATGGACGGCAGATGTATACAGACCAATCATTGATGAATCTGGAAGTGACTTCAACTATTACAGAGGAAATATGCCTCAAGCTATTGTAAGAAACGGTGACGGAACTTACAAAATGGTAGAAGAAGGTAACATGAAATATGATACTTTAGCTGACGGAAGATTAGTTTACAAAAACTTACCTGGTCAGTTTGAAAGAGAAACTATTGCAGATTACAGAAACTACAGAGATGGTGACAAACAATCTTCATTAGATTACAGAAACGCAAACGATTCTGCTACATCTTTCAATATGTATAATGCTCCTGTTAAGAAGTTTATTGTTGATGCAAATGGTAAAGTAGTATTACAAAAAGATACTAAAGACAGAACATCAGCGGTTTCTAACGACGTTAGAGTTGTAAAAGGTGGTTCTTGGCAAGATTCAGCATATTGGTTGGATCCGGGACAGAGAAGATACAAAAATCAGTCATCTGGTTATGGTTGGATCGGTTTCCGTGTTGCACAAGATGCTAGAGTAAACGACAAATCTAGAACGAGAAGATAA